Proteins encoded by one window of Cyclobacteriaceae bacterium:
- the trxA gene encoding thioredoxin, translating into MTIKLTTEEFKNKVFNYETDKEWNYKGTLPAIIDFYADWCGPCKMVSPILEELGKEYEGKIVIYKVDTEAEQELSAVFGIRSIPTFLFIPVKGQPAMQPGALPKHVFKQVIDENLVGEKQFA; encoded by the coding sequence ATGACAATCAAACTGACTACCGAAGAATTTAAAAACAAGGTTTTCAACTACGAAACCGACAAGGAATGGAACTATAAAGGCACCTTACCTGCCATTATCGATTTTTATGCCGATTGGTGCGGACCGTGCAAAATGGTGTCGCCTATTCTGGAAGAATTGGGTAAGGAATACGAAGGAAAAATTGTGATTTATAAAGTAGATACTGAAGCCGAGCAGGAATTGTCGGCCGTGTTTGGTATCCGCAGCATTCCTACATTTTTATTTATTCCTGTAAAAGGCCAACCTGCCATGCAGCCAGGCGCACTGCCCAAGCATGTATTCAAGCAGGTAATTGATGAAAACCTGGTGGGTGAAAAGCAGTTTGCCTAA
- a CDS encoding head GIN domain-containing protein, which translates to MKTNLKNPILILTLFTSAQIFTGCAIDDPGPLQYGERTFTVEDFNRLEMGSAFTIIVRQGATFSIEATGDVRNLDDLVVFKNGSTLVAYYDRHANRRHTTTIHITMPDLVGANFSGASISDVQGFEREEEFELTLSGASVSKVYPGFSDVKLNLSGASKLDLLGTGTMLHATVSGASELKAQNFSAEDVWLDVSGASTARVSVSNQLDVIVSGASSVRYTGNPDVHPTVTGGSSLIKE; encoded by the coding sequence ATGAAAACAAATCTGAAAAACCCCATCCTTATCCTAACCTTATTTACCAGCGCCCAAATTTTTACCGGCTGTGCCATTGACGACCCCGGCCCCTTACAATACGGTGAGCGCACCTTTACAGTTGAAGACTTTAACCGCCTCGAAATGGGCAGCGCCTTCACCATTATCGTTAGGCAAGGTGCCACGTTCTCGATAGAAGCTACCGGTGATGTACGCAACCTTGATGACCTGGTGGTATTTAAAAACGGATCCACACTCGTGGCCTATTATGATCGCCACGCCAACCGCAGACACACCACCACCATTCACATTACCATGCCCGATTTGGTCGGTGCAAACTTTTCTGGCGCCAGTATTTCGGATGTACAGGGTTTTGAGCGTGAAGAAGAATTTGAATTGACGCTTTCCGGTGCATCGGTCAGCAAGGTATATCCTGGTTTTTCCGATGTCAAACTAAACCTTTCAGGCGCATCCAAACTTGATCTGTTGGGAACCGGCACCATGTTACACGCCACGGTATCGGGTGCCAGCGAGTTGAAAGCCCAAAATTTTTCAGCAGAAGATGTGTGGCTTGACGTATCAGGTGCCAGCACAGCGCGCGTATCGGTAAGCAACCAATTGGACGTAATTGTGAGTGGCGCGAGCAGTGTGCGCTACACGGGCAATCCGGATGTTCACCCAACGGTAACGGGAGGAAGTTCATTGATTAAGGAATAA
- a CDS encoding AAA family ATPase — MYESLNELNALTGLTNIKHEVNEMVQLVKFYQETGKDVLSKFSLHTVFTGNPGTGKTTVARLLSKIYKGLGILEKGHLVEVDREGLVAGYVGQTAIKTAEKVTEAMGGILFIDEAYALAQGKGSTYDFGAEAVQVILKRMEDFRGKFGVIVAGYTGNMHEFIQSNPGLRSRFDKYFEFPDYSPEEMFAIGMSMFKKEDVQPDAAAAEHLKNYFEFLFSHRDQHFGNARAVRQTIGEAVKNQHLRLAAMKKEDRTPELMETVIFADVQEFEIKELRSNKPKLGFQLGSEEN, encoded by the coding sequence TTGTATGAAAGCCTTAACGAATTGAATGCCCTCACCGGGCTCACCAACATCAAGCACGAAGTGAACGAGATGGTGCAGTTGGTAAAGTTTTACCAGGAAACCGGAAAAGATGTGTTGAGCAAATTCTCGTTACACACCGTGTTTACCGGAAATCCCGGAACGGGTAAAACAACGGTAGCCCGCTTGCTTTCAAAAATCTATAAAGGACTGGGCATTTTGGAAAAAGGGCACCTGGTGGAAGTGGATCGTGAAGGATTGGTGGCCGGCTATGTGGGGCAGACTGCCATTAAAACTGCCGAGAAAGTAACCGAAGCCATGGGCGGCATTTTATTCATTGATGAAGCCTACGCATTGGCACAAGGAAAAGGCAGTACCTACGATTTTGGTGCGGAAGCTGTTCAGGTGATTTTAAAACGCATGGAAGATTTCCGTGGCAAGTTTGGGGTAATTGTAGCCGGCTATACCGGAAACATGCATGAGTTTATCCAGTCGAATCCGGGGTTGCGGTCACGGTTCGATAAATATTTTGAGTTTCCCGATTATTCTCCTGAAGAAATGTTTGCCATTGGCATGTCTATGTTCAAGAAAGAAGATGTACAGCCCGATGCAGCCGCAGCCGAACACCTGAAAAATTATTTTGAATTTTTGTTCAGTCACCGCGACCAACACTTTGGCAATGCACGTGCCGTGCGGCAAACCATTGGTGAGGCGGTTAAAAATCAACACCTGCGTTTAGCGGCCATGAAAAAAGAAGACCGCACACCGGAACTAATGGAAACGGTAATCTTTGCTGATGTGCAGGAATTTGAAATTAAAGAACTGCGCAGCAATAAACCCAAGCTTGGATTTCAGTTGGGGAGTGAAGAAAATTAG